One Microcebus murinus isolate Inina chromosome 10, M.murinus_Inina_mat1.0, whole genome shotgun sequence DNA segment encodes these proteins:
- the FIGNL2 gene encoding fidgetin-like protein 2 — translation MHWTPEHAQPLNQWPEQHLDVSSTTPSPAHKLELPPGGRQRCHYAWAHDDISALTASNLLKRYAEKYSGVLDSPYERPTVGGYGDATFLNGAKGDPEPWPGPEPPYPLASLHEGLPGTKSGSGGGSGGLGGSPVLAGNLPEPLYAGNACGGPSAAPEYAAGYGGGYLAQGYCAQTGAALPPPPPAALLQPPPPPGYGPSGPLYNYPAGGYAAQPGYGALPPPPAPPPAPYLTSGLPAPTPLPLPAPAPPRPAPTSYSFQTAAPGAEAGVSLKRKAADDGAEGRYRKYVYEPAKAAADGASYPAADSSECRGNGFRAKPLGAAEEASGKYGGGVPLKVLSSPVYGPQLEPFEKFPERAPVPASRGGFAVPSGEPPKGVDPGTLELVTSKMVDCGPPVQWADVAGQGALKAALEEELVWPLLRPPAYPVNPRSPRTVLLFGPRGAGKALLGRCLATQLGATLLRLRGVTLAAPGAAEGARLLQAAFAAARCRPPAVLLISELDALLPARDDGAAAAGALQVQLLACLDGSCGAGADGVLVVGTTSRPSALDEATRRRFALRFYVALPDSPARGQILQRALAQQGCVLSEPELAALVQGTQGFSGGELGQLCQQAAAGAGLPGLQRPPSYKDLEAALAKVGPRASPKELDSFVEWDKMYGSGH, via the coding sequence ATGCACTGGACACCTGAACACGCCCAGCCCCTCAACCAGTGGCCAGAGCAGCACTTGGACGTCTCCTCCACCACTCCGTCGCCGGCCCACAAGTTGGAGTTGCCCCCTGGGGGTCGCCAGCGCTGCCACTACGCTTGGGCACACGATGACATCTCTGCCCTCACTGCCTCCAACCTCCTCAAGCGCTACGCAGAAAAGTACTCGGGGGTCCTGGACTCGCCCTACGAGCGCCCCACCGTGGGCGGCTACGGCGACGCCACCTTCCTCAACGGAGCCAAAGGGGACCCTGAGCCCTGGCCTGGGCCAGAGCCACCCTATCCCTTGGCCTCACTCCACGAGGGCCTCCCAGGAACCAAGTCGGGCAGTGGGGGCGGCTCCGGGGGTCTCGGAGGCTCCCCTGTTTTAGCCGGGAACCTGCCGGAACCCCTCTACGCCGGCAATGCATGCGGGGGCCCGTCGGCGGCGCCCGAGTATGCGGCGGGCTACGGCGGGGGATACCTGGCCCAAGGCTACTGCGCGCAGACGGGCGCCGCgctgcccccgccgcccccggccgcGCTGCTgcagccgccgcccccgcccgggTACGGCCCCTCGGGGCCTCTGTACAACTACCCTGCGGGGGGCTACGCGGCGCAGCCCGGCTACGGCGCTCTCCCGCCGCCCCCggcgccgcccccggccccctACCTGACCTCGGGCCTGCCCGCGCCtacgcccctgcccctgcccgcgcccgccccgccgcggCCGGCGCCCACCTCCTACAGCTTCCAGACGGCCGCTCCGGGCGCGGAGGCCGGAGTGTCGCTGAAGCGCAAAGCCGCCGACGACGGGGCAGAGGGCCGCTACCGCAAGTACGTTTACGAGCCCGCAAAGGCCGCGGCCGACGGCGCCTCCTATCCCGCCGCGGACAGCAGCGAGTGTCGGGGCAACGGGTTCCGGGCAAAGCCTCTGGGAGCCGCAGAGGAGGCGTCGGGCAAGTACGGTGGCGGCGTCCCCCTCAAGGTCCTGAGCTCCCCAGTATACGGCCCGCAACTCGAGCCCTTTGAAAAGTTCCCGGAGAGGGCCCCGGTGCCAGCTTCTCGCGGGGGCTTCGCGGTGCCGTCGGGGGAGCCACCCAAAGGTGTGGACCCGGGGACCCTAGAGCTGGTGACCAGCAAGATGGTGGACTGCGGGCCTCCGGTGCAGTGGGCAGATGTGGCAGGCCAGGGCGCGCTCAAGGCGGCGCTGGAAGAGGAGCTGGTGTGGCCCCTGCTGAGGCCGCCCGCCTACCCCGTCAACCCGCGCTCGCCGAGGACAGTCCTGCTCTTCGGGCCCCGGGGCGCGGGCAAAGCGCTGCTGGGGCGCTGCCTCGCCACGCAGCTGGGCGCCACGCTGCTGCGCCTGCGCGGTGTGACCCTGGCTGCTCCCGGCGCCGCCGAGGGCGCGCGCCTCCTGCAGGCCGCCTTCGCGGCTGCGCGCTGCCGCCCGCCCGCAGTGCTCCTCATCAGCGAGCTGGACGCGCTGCTCCCGGCCCGGGACGACGGCGCGGCTGCCGCGGGCGCGCTGCAGGTGCAGCTCCTGGCCTGCCTGGACGGCAGCTGCGGCGCGGGGGCCGACGGTGTGCTGGTCGTAGGCACCACGTCGCGGCCCTCGGCTCTGGACGAGGCGACCCGCCGGCGCTTCGCTCTCCGCTTCTACGTGGCGCTGCCCGACAGCCCGGCCCGTGGGCAGATCCTGCAGCGGGCGCTGGCCCAGCAGGGCTGCGTGCTCAGCGAGCCGGAGCTCGCGGCCCTGGTGCAGGGCACCCAGGGCTTCTCCGGGGGCGAACTAGGGCAGCTGTGCCAGCAGGCAGCGGCCGGGGCGGGCCTCCCGGGGCTGCAGCGCCCCCCCTCTTACAAGGACTTAGAGGCGGCGCTAGCCAAAGTGGGCCCTAGAGCCTCCCCCAAGGAGCTGGACTCGTTCGTGGAGTGGGACAAGATGTACGGCTCTGGACACTGA
- the TMDD1 gene encoding transmembrane and death domain protein 1, giving the protein MAARAVAGALVLVLWGWTPGPAGAVDAMGPHAAVRLAELLTPEECSHFRSLLEAPAPDVEAELARLSEDQLARPEPLPTTSASSGRLWRRRRREAAGGPAEDTVGRPPEPREVSDGCRETLAAWLAAQATSLPWDRVARALRRSGRPDVARELGKNLHQQATLQLRKFGQRYLQPPGAAAPGPAPGPARRSRRASAPAPNWDELELIMERLPQPPYERSPAGWAGPLALGLLTGFVGALGTAALLILATLWITGGDGDLPTTTRLGPAEAQGGWETKPLLTKQQLTSPRAWAASGPDCPPPRALHCEMGAQSWWSAALDG; this is encoded by the coding sequence ATGGCGGCGCGGGCTGTGGCGGGCGCCTTGGTCCTGGTGCTGTGGGGCTGGACGCCGGGGCCGGCCGGGGCCGTGGACGCCATGGGCCCCCACGCAGCCGTCCGTCTGGCGGAGCTGCTGACCCCGGAGGAGTGCAGCCACTTCCGGTCGCTCCTGGAGGCGCCCGCGCCGGACGTCGAGGCCGAGCTGGCCCGGCTTTCTGAGGACCAGCTTGCGCGGCCCGAGCCGCTGCCGACCACGTCGGCGTCGTCGGGCCGGCTgtggaggcggcggcggcgggaggcggCCGGGGGCCCGGCGGAGGACACGGTGGGCAGGCCGCCCGAGCCCAGGGAGGTCTCCGACGGCTGCCGAGAGACGTTGGCGGCCTGGCTGGCTGCCCAGGCCACGTCCCTGCCGTGGGACCGCGTGGCCCGGGCCCTGCGGCGCAGCGGACGCCCGGACGTGGCCCGGGAGCTGGGCAAGAACCTTCACCAGCAGGCGACGCTGCAGCTGCGCAAGTTCGGGCAGCGCTACCTGCAGCCGCCCGgcgccgccgcccccggcccggcccccggcccggcccggcgctcCCGGCGCGCCTCGGCCCCCGCGCCAAACTGGGACGAGCTGGAGCTGATCATGGAGCGCCTGCCCCAGCCCCCGTACGAGCGGAGCCCCGCGGGCTGGGCCGGGCCGCTGGCGCTCGGCCTCCTCACCGGCTTCGTGGGGGCGCTGGGCACCGCGGCGCTGCTCATCCTGGCCACGCTGTGGATCACGGGCGGCGACGGCGACCTGCCCACCACTACCCGACTCGGGCCCGCCGAGGCGCAGGGCGGGTGGGAAACAAAGCCACTTTTGACTAAACAGCAGCTTACGTCCCCGAGGGCCTGGGCTGCAAGTGGGCCAGATTGTCCCCCGCCTCGTGCCCTCCACTGTGAAATGGGAGCACAGTCCTGGTGGAGTGCTGCTTTGGACGGATGA